From a single Apium graveolens cultivar Ventura chromosome 2, ASM990537v1, whole genome shotgun sequence genomic region:
- the LOC141706726 gene encoding glycosyltransferase BC10-like, which yields MKTAQAWRLGMKDLEMLSAPRHRAHLKKPTWIIVLISLVSLFLVCAYVFPPRNTSACYVFSSSSCKVFADWLPPAPARELTDEEVASRVVIRDILNTPQAISKSPKIAFMFLIPAALPFEKLWDKFFQGNEDRFSVYVHASKGKPVHTSRFFLDREIRSEKVVWGRISMIDAERRLLANALKDPDNQHFVLLSDSCVPLRDFDYVYNYLMYTNVSYIDKFRDPGPHGSGRYSEHMLPEVEKKDFHKGSQWFTMKRQHALIVTADSLYYKLFKEFCKPGMEGDKNCYSDEHYLPTFFHMLDPLGIANWSVTHVDWSEGKWHPKSYRAEDISMELVQNITSITENVHSTSDGRKEIQIHPCLWNGERRPCYLFARKFLPETLDKMMILFSNHTANSLG from the exons ATGAAGACAGCTCAGGCGTGGCGTTTAGGCATGAAGGACCTGGAGATGCTGTCTGCGCCTCGCCACCGTGCTCATCTGAAGAAGCCAACTTGGATTATTGTCTTAATATCGTTGGTCAGTTTGTTCTTAGTTTGTGCCTATGTCTTCCCTCCCCGAAATACTTCTGCCTGCTACGTATTCTCATCTAGCAGTTGCAAGGTCTTTGCGGACTGGCTTCCACCTGCTCCTGCAAGAGAACTTACTGATGAAGAGGTTGCTTCTCGTGTTGTAATTAGAGATATTCTGAACACACCGCAGGCTATATCAAAATCCCCTAAAATTGCTTTTATGTTCTTAATACCTGCTGCTTTGCCTTTCGAGAAGTTGTGGGACAAGTTTTTCCAG GGGAATGAAGATAGATTTTCGGTCTATGTTCATGCATCTAAGGGAAAACCAGTACATACTAGCCGATTCTTTCTTGATCGAGAGATACGCAGTGAAAAG GTAGTTTGGGGTAGAATTTCAATGATCGATGCAGAACGACGACTTTTAGCAAATGCACTTAAAGACCCGGATAACCAGCATTTTGTGTTACTTTCTGACAG TTGTGTGCCATTACGTGATTTCGACTATGTCTACAACTATCTGATGTATACAAATGTCAGCTACATTGACAA ATTCAGGGATCCTGGTCCACATGGGAGTGGCAGGTATTCCGAACACATGTTACCTGAAGTCGAAAAGAAAGACTTTCACAAAGGTTCCCAG TGGTTCACAATGAAGCGGCAACATGCTCTCATCGTTACTGCCGATAGTCTATATTATAAATTGTTCAAAGAATTTTGCAAG CCGGGTATGGAAGGGGACAAGAATTGCTATTCTGATGAACACTATCTGCCTACTTTCTTCCAT ATGCTTGATCCACTTGGCATAGCGAACTGGTCAGTCACACATGTTGATTGGTCTGAAGGAAAGTGGCATCCAAAGTCGTACAGAGCTGAGGATATCAGCATGGAACTTGTACAAAATATTACA TCTATTACAGAAAATGTCCATTCGACAAGTGATGGAAGG AAGGAGATCCAGATCCATCCTTGCTTGTGGAACGGAGAGAGACGGCCATGTTACTTGTTTGCGAGAAAGTTCTTGCCAGAAACCTTAGACAAAATGATGATTCTTTTCTCCAACCACACAGCAAATTCATTGGGATGA
- the LOC141706725 gene encoding uncharacterized protein LOC141706725, which translates to MASPNNVVAVSGSVLLLVLCLVITTTATQQQVDSNTFSHDDDHLKDQLRLLNSEIVLLESRVDERVHELKLKDDDIDQLDSIIQDKSTSIDSLRTEVKLLQERGSLDAKYKLVEATVRAGDLEKQVDSLKKELETQTKRKAVLESRANLAEKKIQDLNHKLENLQRINDEQKNRILKTERAIQVAEEEMVKAKLEVADFSKEVREVHESWIPPWLAVRLANSQTFIIALWNEHGRPALEKTSQKVLDKKVEFEYWLAPHIEIVKTHWVPTVKEWWVAFVTNIGPNVQLLAAKTVEIYDSSKKAIGPHIAIVQKAVDPYLKEAEQFSRPYINLVSTTMKPHVDKAHVIFKPYSKKVLRGYRKFVKAVAVYHRQVRAIIQEFLQSHEITKAIATKEIVWYMASALMTLPVIIIFNYISAIFSKKPKKRTRHSHSNHTRRRAKRVHSVK; encoded by the exons ATGGCGTCGCCAAACAACGTAGTAGCTGTGTCGGGGAGTGTACTACTACTAGTTTTGTGTTTAGTCATTACAACAACTGCAACTCAACAACAAGTAGATTCAAACACATTTTCCCATGATGATGATCATCTCAAGGACCAACTTCGCCTCCTTAATTCTGAAATTGTTCTCTTAG AATCAAGGGTTGATGAAAGAGTTCATGAATTGAAGCTTAAGGATGACGATATTGACCAGCTGGACAGTATCATTCAAGACAAATCTACCAGTATCGATTCTTTGAGAACTGAAGTCAAATTACTTCAG GAAAGAGGGTCTTTGGATGCAAAATACAAGCTTGTAGAGGCCACTGTACGAGCTGGCGACCTTGAGAAGCAG GTTGACAGTCTGAAGAAGGAACTAGAAACACAAACAAAAAGAAAAGCAGTGTTGGAATCCCGTGCAAACCTGGCAGAGAAGAAGATCCAGGATCTAAACCACAAACTTGAGAAT CTCCAAAGAATAAATGATGAACAGAAGAACAGGATTCTCAAAACTGAGCGTGCGATTCAAGTGGCAGAG GAAGAAATGGTGAAAGCTAAGTTGGAGGTTGCTGACTTCTCTAAGGAAGTGAGGGAG GTTCATGAATCATGGATTCCACCATGGCTTGCAGTTCGTCTTGCTAACTCTCAG ACATTTATAATTGCTCTGTGGAATGAGCATGGAAGGCCAGCTCTTGAAAAGACGAGTCAGAAA GTACTTGATAAGAAGGTTGAATTTGAGTATTGGCTGGCACCCCACATTGAAATTGTCAAGACA CATTGGGTTCCTACTGTCAAGGAATGGTGGGTTGCGTTTGTAACTAACATTGGACCTAATGTGCAATTACTTGCTGCGAAAACTGTCGAGATATATGATTCATCCAAGAAAGCTATTGGACCTCATATTGCCATAGTACAAAAGGCTGTAGATCCCTACCTTAAG GAAGCAGAGCAGTTTTCAAGGCCATATATTAATCTAGTTTCAACAACAATGAAACCTCATGTCGATAAAGCACATGTTATCTTCAAGCCCTACTCAAAAAAGGTTCTCCGAGGATACAGAAAGTTTGTGAAGGCTGTTGCTGTATATCACCGTCAG GTTCGAGCTATAATTCAGGAATTCTTACAAAGCCATGAAATTACAAAGGCGATTGCTACTAAAGAGATCGTCTGGTATATG GCCTCTGCTTTAATGACTCTTCCAGTTATCATCATTTTCAACTATATATCAGCGATTTTCAG TAAAAAGCCCAAGAAGCGTACTCGTCACTCCCACTCTAACCACACACGAAGAAGGGCTAAACGCGTACATTCCGTTAAGTGA
- the LOC141706724 gene encoding pumilio homolog 5-like, which produces MATESPIRISESSRTWASLKGTSGYGSSSANIGGIDELGLLLNSQTFQGNGRALVPSRSGSAPPSMEGSIAAAKNIIANKHVDSNASLASINSFIDSHVSGESVDAGPAYIAYLSSAKMNPRLTTTQIPSNNKRMVRQIGTAGYDRILTSSDDSSRGSLSMPRIKLPTHREETEDDRSAQLTPSNWPERSTSLSCTLEVRSQLDCVAEMTQEEVTHGKSPVHSQDPPLSLESAEEVDTQDAADDLQKSSYPDPASSVSSSSSLPSTRSTSSKLDVHRRLSNAMDSHLGDHSSSSSVTHTVPASIDSNMSSTSSSSPNPNPQHIRQHNMVQKQVSSEQRFRFEAQNSHPEISPQGFNPPYIGTDQFFHGPSNYSGNEVHPLVQSSGIGPPLYATAAAEQMNSSTLLYQNLHPSGYLSPQYTLGTYAFQSEGLSPYVAGYVPPAVVPVAFDAGARPHFSPQTLSFGGITSHGINLQHFNSYYGHFGYPAQPSLTDSLHIQYFQRPFGDAYGPGQFDHLSPRPAAIGNLLSAIDSSKGSELSAFSADQNFWNQESTGHAYMNPGRTVIPYYVGSPRDTGHLQFPATAVASPVFPGSPVNGTSFFSGTNQLRFSPHLGRSSGMTSGWPGHRGPDGIKSMSFLEEFKSGKGRKLELPDIAGHIIEFSGDQHGSRFIQQKLENCSFEEKESVFKEVLPYTSKLMTDVFGNYVIQKFFEYGSLEQRKQLAGQLAGQILNLSLQMYGCRVIQKALDVIEQEQKIKLVHELDGHVIRCVRDQNGNHVIQKCIETMPAHQIDFIISSFRGQVAKLSTHPYGCRVIQRVLEHCTDDLQSQFIVDEILESVCSLAQDQYGNYVTQHVLERGKPPERHLIITKLSGNIVQLSQHKFASNVVEKCLEYGDSNTLDIIIREIIGQGDGIDNLLTMVKDQYANYVIQRIIQTCSGDQREMLLGRIRTHLNSLKKYTYGKHIVARFEQLYGEESKDQDPDAFTK; this is translated from the exons ATGGCAACTGAAAGTCCCATTAGAATTTCGGAAAGTAGTAGAACATGGGCTTCTCTGAAGGGCACATCTGGATATGGATCATCATCTGCCAATATAGGAGGAATTGACGAACTGGGTTTGCTCCTAAACAGCCAAACATTTCAAGGCAATGGAAGGGCACTGGTACCCAGCCGGAGTGGGAGTGCTCCCCCTAGCATGGAAGGCTCTATTGCTGCTGCCAAAAATATCATAGCCAACAAACATGTTGATTCAAATGCTAGCTTGGCAAGTATAAACAGTTTCATTGATAGTCATGTATCAGGAGAGAGCGTAGATGCTGGGCCAGCTTACATTGCATATTTGTCCAGTGCCAAAATGAACCCCAGACTTACTACAACTCAGATACCAAGTAACAATAAGCGGATGGTACGCCAAATTGGTACAGCTGGATATGATAGAATACTGACATCTTCTGATGACTCCAGCCGCGGCTCCTTGTCAATGCCTCGCATTAAACTTCCCACTCACAGGGAGGAGACTGAGGATGATAGATCAGCCCAGCTTACTCCCAGTAACTGGCCAGAGAGGAGCACCAGTTTGTCATGCACATTAGAAGTTCGAAGCCAACTTGACTGTGTAGCAGAAATGACACAG GAGGAGGTCACTCATGGCAAGTCACCTGTACATAGTCAGGACCCACCTTTAAGCCTTGAATCTGCAGAAGAAGTAGACACTCAGGATGCGGCAGATGATTTGCAGAAATCATCTTACCCTGACCCAGCTTCCTCAGTCTCAAGCTCTTCGTCTCTTCCTAGTACGAGGAGTACATCATCTAAGCTAGATGTTCACAGACGACTATCTAATGCAATGGACTCTCATTTAGGAGATCACAGTTCAAGTAGTAGCGTTACTCATACAGTCCCTGCCAGCATTGATTCTAATATGAGTTCTACTAGTAGCAGCAGTCCAAATCCAAACCCACAACATATTCGTCAACATAATATGGTGCAAAAACAAGTATCCTCTGAACAAAGATTTAGGTTTGAAGCTCAAAATTCTCATCCAGAAATATCGCCTCAAGGATTTAACCCCCCATATATTGGTACTGATCAATTTTTTCATGGTCCCTCTAACTACTCTGGTAATGAGGTACACCCATTAGTACAGTCATCAGGAATTGGTCCGCCTCTGTATGCAACAGCAGCAGCAGAGCAAATGAATTCATCAACCTTACTTTATCAGAATCTTCATCCATCTGGTTATTTATCTCCTCAATATACTTTAGGTACGTATGCTTTTCAATCAGAAGGTCTTTCACCATACGTAGCTGGATATGTTCCCCCAGCAGTTGTTCCAGTTGCTTTTGATGCCGGCGCTCGCCCACATTTTAGTCCTCAAACTTTGTCGTTTGGTGGAATAACCTCACATGGAATTAACTTGCAACATTTTAATAGTTACTATGGACACTTTGGGTATCCCGCACAACCTTCTTTAACTGATTCACTTCACATCCAGTACTTTCAACGTCCTTTTGGAGATGCCTATGGTCCTGGTCAGTTCGATCATCTGTCACCTAGACCTGCTGCTATTGGAAACCTATTAAGTGCAATTGACTCATCGAAAGGGTCGGAGCTTTCTGCTTTCTCAGCTGATCAAAACTTTTGGAATCAAGAAAGCACGGGACATGCCTATATGAACCCGGGAAGAACAGTTATTCCTTACTATGTTGGTAGTCCAAGAGACACTGGTCACCTGCAATTTCCGGCTACAGCTGTTGCTAGTCCAGTTTTTCCAGGATCCCCAGTCAATGGAACTAGTTTTTTTAGTGGGACAAATCAATTGCGGTTTTCACCGCATCTGGGTAGAAGTTCAGGCATGACTTCTGGATGGCCAGGTCATCGAGGACCTGATGGTATCAAATCAATGTCATTTCTTGAAGAATTCAAATCCGGTAAAGGTCGAAAGTTGGAGTTGCCTGATATTGCTGGACATATAATTGAATTCAG TGGCGATCAACATGGGAGTCGATTCATTCAACAGAAATTGGAAAATTGTAGTTTCGAGGAGAAGGAATCTGTTTTTAAGGAAGTCCTACCATATACTTCCAAACTGATGACTGATGTTTTTGGTAATTATGTCATTCAAAAG TTTTTTGAATATGGAAGCTTGGAGCAAAGGAAGCAACTCGCTGGGCAACTTGCAGGGCAAATATTGAATTTAAGTCTGCAGATGTACGGATGTCGTGTAATTCAAAAG GCTCTAGACGTTATTGAGCAAGAACAGAAAATAAAGCTTGTTCACGAGTTAGATGGACATGTTATTAGATGCGTACGCGATCAAAATGGGAATCATGTCATACAAAAGTGCATCGAGACTATGCCCGCCCATCAGattgattttataatttcttCTTTTCGTGGTCAAGTTGCAAAACTTTCAACACATCCCTATGGTTGCCGTGTCATACAG AGAGTTCTAGAACACTGCACTGATGACTTGCAAAGCCAATTTATTGTGGATGAGATTTTGGAATCTGTATGTTCTCTAGCACAGGATCAATACGGCAATTATGTCACCCAG CATGTATTGGAGAGGGGAAAACCTCCAGAAAGACATCTAATTATCACCAAGCTGTCAGGAAATATTGTACAATTAAGCCAGCACAAGTTTGCATCAAATGTTGTTGAGAAATGTTTGGAATATGGTGATTCTAATACATTGGACATTATAATCAGAGAGATTATTGGACAGGGAGATGGAATTGATAATTTATTG